In a genomic window of Pseudoxanthomonas indica:
- a CDS encoding FAD-binding oxidoreductase produces the protein MNIVRSWGRLNAHPHLTSTPRDPQELLRTIAHASQPGLAHGLGRSYGDVGLNPGGELWFTHGLNHFIHFDESSGRLVCEAGVLLMDIQEFAYPRGWRLPVTPGTQWITVGGAIANDVHGKNHHEQGTFGEHVRRIGLARTDGQWLECGPDRLPEWFAATVGGLGLTGVIVQVELQLHRTPGPWLDTETCPHADLDEFFALADSSEQDWEHTVSWIDCLASDSGRGLFMRSRVAADQQGATPNPREHALSFVPPVSLVNRLTLRPFNLAYGQLKRWPRRSRCHYGSHLYPLDHIGHWNRLYGPRGFYQYQCALPVATQQDALRALLRTIAGCGQGSFLAVLKTFGHRRSPGLLSFPMAGATLALDFPNRGGATLRLFERLDAIVAEAGGRLYAAKDARMPRALFRAGYPLLPQFLPFRDPGLRSALSQRLLDH, from the coding sequence ATGAATATCGTCCGCTCATGGGGTCGGCTGAACGCGCATCCGCACCTGACATCAACGCCGCGCGATCCACAGGAACTCCTGCGTACGATCGCCCACGCCAGCCAGCCCGGTCTTGCCCATGGTCTGGGACGCAGCTACGGCGATGTCGGCCTCAATCCCGGCGGTGAGTTGTGGTTCACCCACGGACTCAATCACTTCATCCACTTCGATGAGTCCAGCGGTCGCCTGGTGTGCGAGGCCGGCGTGCTGCTCATGGACATCCAGGAGTTCGCGTATCCGCGCGGCTGGCGGCTGCCCGTTACGCCGGGCACGCAATGGATCACCGTGGGCGGCGCCATCGCCAATGACGTGCACGGCAAGAACCATCACGAGCAGGGCACGTTTGGTGAGCATGTTCGCCGCATTGGTTTGGCCCGGACCGACGGCCAGTGGCTGGAGTGCGGCCCCGATCGGCTGCCGGAGTGGTTTGCCGCCACCGTGGGCGGGCTGGGCCTGACCGGCGTGATCGTGCAGGTGGAACTGCAGTTGCACCGCACGCCGGGCCCGTGGCTGGACACCGAGACCTGTCCGCATGCGGACCTCGACGAGTTCTTCGCGCTGGCCGACAGTTCCGAGCAGGACTGGGAACATACGGTGTCGTGGATCGATTGCCTGGCCAGTGACAGCGGCCGTGGGCTGTTCATGCGCTCACGGGTGGCGGCCGATCAACAGGGCGCCACGCCCAATCCCCGTGAGCACGCCCTGTCCTTTGTGCCGCCGGTTTCGCTGGTCAACCGGCTCACCCTGCGCCCGTTCAACCTCGCCTATGGTCAGTTGAAGCGATGGCCGCGCCGCAGTCGCTGTCACTACGGCAGTCACCTGTATCCACTGGACCATATCGGCCATTGGAATCGGCTCTATGGGCCACGCGGCTTCTACCAATATCAGTGTGCGTTGCCCGTCGCGACGCAGCAGGATGCGCTGCGTGCCCTGCTTCGAACGATTGCGGGTTGCGGACAAGGATCCTTTCTGGCCGTGCTGAAGACTTTTGGCCACCGCCGCTCGCCCGGCCTGCTCAGCTTTCCCATGGCAGGTGCAACGCTGGCGCTGGATTTCCCCAATCGCGGCGGCGCGACACTGCGCTTGTTCGAGCGGCTGGATGCGATTGTGGCCGAGGCCGGTGGCCGCCTTTACGCCGCCAAAGACGCACGCATGCCGCGCGCCCTGTTCCGCGCGGGTTACCCGCTCCTGCCCCAGTTCCTGCCCTTCCGCGACCCGGGCCTGCGCTCTGCCCTCTCGCAACGTCTTCTGGACCATTGA
- the flgL gene encoding flagellar hook-associated protein FlgL codes for MNNRISTGMMYQQSISTMLAKQAKLAHTQQQLATGQKLITAKDDPVAAGNAVGLDRTLAELERFTANATNVQNRLGLQENALTQVGSAMARVHELTVQANNSALGDDSRKAISSELQAIYQGLLDLANSTDGSGRYLFGGTADGSPPFALSGSGVIYSGDQTQRQVEVAPDTYVSDTLPGSEVFLRLRTGDGRIDGAAATGNTGTGLLMDFSVTDSSTYNGASYRVAFTGPNTYDIYDGGPTPIASGTYTKGQSISVGGVQMKIDGQPNAGDEFNLGPSGSRDIFGTLQNLIGALNSNPTTDAQRAAMQNQLQASMRDVATAQGKMIDARASGGAQLMALDNAADLREANSVTLKSTLSNLRDLDWAEAIGRFNLENTALSAAQNVFMQMQQLSLFKMM; via the coding sequence ATGAACAATCGCATCTCCACCGGCATGATGTACCAGCAGTCGATCAGCACGATGTTGGCCAAGCAGGCCAAGCTGGCGCACACCCAGCAGCAGCTCGCCACCGGCCAGAAGCTGATCACCGCCAAGGACGATCCGGTCGCCGCCGGCAACGCGGTCGGACTGGACCGCACCCTGGCCGAACTCGAACGTTTCACTGCCAACGCCACCAATGTGCAGAATCGCCTGGGCCTGCAGGAAAACGCGCTCACCCAGGTCGGCAGCGCGATGGCGCGCGTGCACGAACTGACCGTACAGGCCAACAACTCCGCGCTCGGCGATGACAGCCGCAAGGCCATCAGCAGCGAACTGCAGGCCATCTACCAGGGCCTGCTGGATCTCGCCAACAGCACCGACGGCAGCGGCCGTTATCTGTTTGGCGGCACCGCCGACGGCAGCCCGCCGTTCGCGCTGTCCGGCAGCGGCGTCATCTACAGCGGCGATCAGACCCAGCGGCAAGTGGAAGTGGCGCCGGACACCTATGTCTCCGACACCCTGCCCGGCTCGGAAGTCTTCCTGCGCCTGCGCACCGGCGATGGCCGCATCGACGGCGCCGCCGCGACCGGCAACACCGGCACCGGCCTGCTGATGGACTTCAGCGTCACCGACTCGTCCACCTACAACGGCGCCAGCTACCGCGTCGCCTTCACCGGTCCGAATACCTACGACATCTACGACGGCGGCCCCACCCCGATCGCCAGCGGCACCTACACCAAGGGCCAGAGCATCTCGGTGGGCGGCGTGCAGATGAAAATCGACGGCCAGCCCAATGCCGGCGACGAGTTCAACCTCGGCCCCTCGGGTTCACGCGATATCTTCGGCACCTTGCAGAACCTGATTGGCGCGCTCAACAGCAATCCCACCACCGATGCGCAACGCGCGGCCATGCAGAACCAGTTGCAGGCCTCGATGCGCGACGTCGCCACGGCGCAGGGCAAGATGATTGATGCACGCGCCAGCGGCGGCGCGCAGCTTATGGCGCTGGACAACGCCGCGGACCTGCGCGAAGCCAACTCGGTCACGTTGAAAAGCACATTGAGCAATCTGCGTGATCTGGACTGGGCCGAGGCCATTGGCCGCTTCAACCTGGAGAACACCGCGCTGTCCGCCGCGCAGAATGTGTTCATGCAGATGCAGCAGCTGAGTCTGTTCAAGATGATGTAA
- a CDS encoding GtrA family protein gives MLGSIPLAIRYAILALVAILTNLLAQDLTSRLVAGQVGFVISLTLGTAVGLLVKFWLDKRYIFHFRAHDIAHDTATFLLYAATGVATTLVFWGFEIAFHLLFGSVVLRYVGGALGLALGYRLKYALDKRYVFRAVSA, from the coding sequence ATGCTCGGCTCCATCCCACTCGCGATCCGATACGCCATCTTGGCACTTGTCGCGATCCTCACGAACCTCCTCGCACAAGATCTGACTTCGCGTTTAGTTGCCGGCCAAGTTGGATTTGTAATTTCTTTGACACTCGGAACTGCAGTCGGCCTGCTGGTCAAGTTCTGGCTCGACAAGCGCTACATATTTCATTTTCGAGCGCACGACATCGCGCACGACACCGCGACCTTTCTTCTCTACGCGGCCACCGGTGTTGCGACGACACTGGTCTTCTGGGGCTTTGAAATCGCCTTCCATCTGCTCTTCGGCAGCGTCGTTCTGCGGTACGTGGGCGGCGCACTTGGCCTGGCGCTGGGTTACCGCCTCAAGTACGCCCTCGACAAGCGCTACGTGTTTCGCGCGGTGAGCGCATGA
- a CDS encoding SDR family NAD(P)-dependent oxidoreductase: MNHRHIVIVGATSTMAEHCARLWATRESVRLTLVGRSNERLQRVATDLSVRAPGVAIRWLCVDLLSPAAIHATTQALATEGPIDQVLIAHGDLPQQLDCQQDLSLGEHALRVNAVSPVLWAEAFAGHMERTNHGRLAVIGSVAGDRGRRSNYVYGAAKGLVERYVQGLQHRLAATAVKVTLIKPGPTATAMTAHLNAQGMSLAAPQEVAHRIVKAMDRGQPVCYAPARWRWIMAVLTALPASVFNRLDI, translated from the coding sequence ATGAACCATCGACACATCGTCATCGTCGGCGCCACGTCGACGATGGCCGAACACTGTGCCCGCTTGTGGGCCACCCGCGAGTCAGTGCGACTGACACTGGTGGGCCGCAGCAACGAACGCTTGCAACGGGTTGCGACCGATCTGTCGGTTCGCGCTCCCGGCGTTGCCATAAGGTGGCTGTGCGTGGATCTGCTTTCACCGGCAGCCATCCACGCCACCACGCAGGCGTTGGCCACAGAGGGCCCCATCGACCAGGTATTGATCGCACATGGTGACCTGCCACAACAGCTCGACTGCCAGCAGGATTTGTCGTTGGGCGAGCACGCACTGAGAGTCAACGCCGTGTCGCCGGTGCTGTGGGCCGAAGCATTCGCGGGTCATATGGAGCGGACGAACCATGGTCGGCTTGCCGTGATTGGCTCGGTAGCCGGTGACCGCGGGCGTCGATCCAACTACGTGTATGGCGCCGCCAAGGGCCTCGTCGAACGCTACGTGCAAGGCTTGCAGCATCGGCTGGCAGCCACTGCGGTCAAGGTGACCCTGATCAAGCCCGGCCCCACCGCCACCGCGATGACCGCACACCTGAACGCGCAGGGCATGTCGCTGGCCGCACCGCAGGAGGTTGCACACCGCATCGTCAAGGCCATGGATCGCGGACAGCCGGTTTGTTATGCACCCGCCCGCTGGCGCTGGATCATGGCAGTGCTGACAGCGCTGCCTGCGTCAGTCTTCAATCGGCTGGATATCTGA
- a CDS encoding flagellar basal body P-ring protein FlgI: MMVIPAARAERIKDLAQVGGVRSNPLVGYGLVVGLDGTGDRTSQAPFTVQSLKNLLGELGVNVPANVNPQLKNVAAVAIHADLPAFAKPGQPIDITVSSIGNSTSLRGGSLLMAPLRGADGEVYAIAQGNLVVGGFGAQGRDGSKVSVNVPSVGRIPNGAIVERAVPNAMGEDAGGNITLNLHQADFTTVSRMVDALQARFGNGSAAAVDAVTVVVRAPQDPGSRVMFMAQVENLELNPGSAAAKIVVNARTGTVVIGSNVTVMPAAVTHGSLTVTITESAEVSQPNSFTRGGQAVVVPQSTVTVNQEGNRMFKFEGGTSLDEIVRAVNEVGAAPGDLIAILEALKQAGALRAELEII, encoded by the coding sequence ATGATGGTGATCCCCGCCGCACGTGCCGAACGCATCAAGGATCTGGCGCAGGTCGGCGGCGTGCGCAGCAATCCGCTGGTGGGCTACGGCCTGGTGGTGGGACTGGATGGCACCGGTGACCGCACCAGCCAGGCGCCTTTCACCGTGCAAAGCTTGAAGAACCTGCTGGGCGAGCTGGGCGTCAACGTGCCGGCCAACGTCAATCCGCAGTTGAAGAACGTGGCGGCGGTGGCGATCCATGCCGACCTGCCCGCCTTCGCCAAGCCCGGCCAACCGATCGACATCACCGTGTCCTCGATTGGCAATTCCACCTCGTTGCGTGGCGGCAGCCTGCTGATGGCGCCGCTGCGTGGCGCCGACGGCGAGGTGTACGCCATCGCCCAGGGCAACCTGGTGGTCGGCGGCTTCGGCGCACAGGGTCGCGACGGTTCCAAGGTCTCGGTCAACGTGCCCAGCGTCGGTCGCATTCCCAATGGCGCCATCGTCGAACGCGCGGTGCCCAATGCGATGGGCGAAGACGCCGGCGGCAACATCACTCTCAACCTGCACCAGGCCGACTTCACCACGGTTTCGCGGATGGTCGACGCCCTGCAGGCGCGCTTCGGCAACGGCAGCGCCGCGGCGGTGGATGCGGTTACCGTGGTCGTGCGTGCGCCGCAGGATCCCGGCAGCCGGGTGATGTTCATGGCCCAGGTGGAAAACCTCGAACTCAATCCCGGCAGCGCCGCCGCCAAGATCGTGGTCAATGCCCGCACCGGCACGGTGGTGATTGGTTCCAACGTCACCGTGATGCCGGCCGCCGTCACCCATGGCTCGCTGACCGTGACCATCACCGAATCGGCCGAGGTCAGCCAACCCAACAGCTTCACCCGCGGTGGCCAGGCCGTCGTCGTGCCGCAGTCCACCGTCACGGTGAACCAGGAAGGCAACCGCATGTTCAAGTTCGAAGGCGGCACCTCGCTGGATGAAATCGTCCGCGCCGTCAACGAAGTCGGCGCCGCGCCCGGCGATCTGATCGCCATCCTGGAAGCGCTGAAGCAAGCCGGTGCGCTGCGGGCGGAACTGGAAATCATCTGA
- a CDS encoding divergent PAP2 family protein: MSLAYAAVPLLAWLTAGSLKFALNSWLQRRLAFGGIGYGGCPSNHSAIVCSTATLVALREGVDHPAFGVAVTLAFIVMLDAGGLRRQVGLQARAINQLQAGDAMSVALRERMGHRRKEIVAGALVGALVACFAQAVAL; this comes from the coding sequence ATGAGCCTGGCCTATGCAGCCGTACCGCTGCTGGCGTGGCTCACCGCCGGTTCGCTGAAGTTTGCGCTGAACTCCTGGCTGCAGCGTCGGCTCGCTTTCGGCGGCATTGGCTACGGCGGCTGTCCCAGCAACCACAGTGCCATCGTCTGCAGCACCGCCACGCTGGTGGCGTTGCGGGAGGGTGTCGATCACCCGGCCTTTGGTGTGGCCGTCACGCTGGCCTTCATCGTGATGCTGGATGCGGGCGGCTTGCGTCGCCAGGTGGGGCTGCAGGCACGGGCCATCAACCAGTTGCAAGCCGGGGATGCAATGTCCGTCGCCCTGCGCGAGCGCATGGGGCACAGGCGGAAGGAAATCGTGGCCGGGGCCCTGGTCGGTGCACTGGTCGCCTGCTTCGCCCAGGCGGTGGCGTTGTAG
- the flgJ gene encoding flagellar assembly peptidoglycan hydrolase FlgJ, translated as MNVLQPALALKPTTDAKADNARIHEVSRKLEGQFAQMLIKCMRDASFGDSLFPGENQTFRDMYDQQMATALTQGKGLGLAPMIARQLGATDSGKSTTPVNTALSQYRQLMPQGASQMLDVIAGREPGGSNSEASGLANLDWASLTPPTAQDACDEVEQVASADPSKYARNTPERFVAEIWGHAQSAARELGVDPRALVAQAALETGWGKRGIQRNDGGSAHNLFGIKATGWKGDRATTGTHEYVNGVRVNETADFRAYSSPAESFADYVRLLKNNPRYQQALKAGRDIHGFAKGLQQAGYATDPGYAKKIASIANGPTLGKVISGIGSTVGTAVAGPAGGAIGNTLGQALADRFLRR; from the coding sequence ATGAACGTCCTGCAGCCTGCGCTGGCGCTGAAACCCACGACCGATGCGAAGGCCGACAACGCGCGCATCCACGAGGTGTCGCGCAAGCTGGAAGGACAATTCGCGCAGATGCTGATCAAGTGCATGCGCGATGCCAGCTTTGGCGACTCGCTGTTTCCCGGCGAGAACCAGACCTTCCGCGACATGTACGACCAGCAGATGGCCACGGCGCTGACCCAGGGCAAAGGCCTCGGCCTGGCGCCGATGATCGCGCGCCAGCTCGGCGCCACCGATTCGGGTAAATCGACCACGCCGGTCAACACCGCGCTCTCGCAATACCGCCAGCTGATGCCGCAGGGTGCCTCGCAGATGCTGGACGTGATTGCCGGGCGTGAGCCGGGCGGCAGCAACAGCGAAGCCAGCGGCCTTGCGAACCTGGATTGGGCCAGCCTCACCCCGCCCACCGCGCAGGATGCCTGCGATGAAGTCGAACAGGTGGCCAGCGCGGATCCGTCCAAGTACGCCAGGAACACGCCCGAACGCTTCGTCGCCGAAATCTGGGGCCACGCGCAGAGCGCGGCCAGGGAACTGGGCGTGGATCCGCGTGCGCTGGTCGCCCAGGCCGCGCTGGAAACCGGCTGGGGCAAGCGCGGCATCCAGCGCAATGACGGTGGCAGCGCCCACAATCTGTTCGGCATCAAGGCCACCGGCTGGAAGGGCGATCGCGCCACCACCGGCACCCACGAATACGTCAACGGCGTGCGCGTCAACGAGACCGCCGACTTCCGCGCCTATTCCTCGCCGGCCGAGAGCTTTGCCGACTACGTGCGCCTGTTGAAGAACAATCCGCGCTACCAGCAGGCACTCAAGGCCGGCCGCGATATCCATGGCTTTGCCAAGGGCCTGCAGCAGGCCGGTTACGCCACTGATCCCGGTTACGCCAAAAAGATTGCCTCGATCGCCAACGGCCCCACCCTGGGCAAGGTGATCAGCGGCATCGGTTCCACCGTGGGCACGGCCGTGGCCGGCCCGGCCGGTGGCGCCATCGGCAATACCCTGGGCCAGGCATTGGCCGATCGCTTCCTGCGTCGCTGA
- a CDS encoding decaprenyl-phosphate phosphoribosyltransferase: protein MHRTATTTPPVTQLAGLIKLMRPRQWIKNAFVLAPLIFSGEFVRLESVGASLRAMLLFCIASSLTYVFNDICDVERDRRHPVKSRTRPLASGKVPMSWAIALASVLLGVLIIGSLAAPACSLVIAAYLLLNIAYSVVLKHQPVVDIFTIAIGFVLRVVAGAVALHVPVSSWMFITTLCLALYLASIKRRQELGSNGTGGRKVLDAYSISLIDRYAGLSAMGALLFYSLYVLSARPALAATVPLVLFGLFRYWFLVESQNDGESPTEALLGDWQLLATVAVWTVACLWALWPRVGLP, encoded by the coding sequence ATGCATCGTACTGCAACAACAACGCCGCCTGTAACTCAGCTTGCAGGATTGATTAAGCTGATGCGGCCAAGGCAATGGATCAAGAATGCATTCGTGCTTGCGCCGCTGATTTTCTCGGGTGAGTTCGTGCGCCTGGAGTCTGTGGGCGCTTCGCTTCGCGCCATGCTGCTGTTCTGCATCGCCTCGTCGCTCACCTATGTGTTCAACGATATCTGCGATGTGGAACGGGATCGCAGGCATCCGGTCAAGTCACGAACGCGTCCATTGGCCAGCGGGAAGGTTCCCATGTCCTGGGCGATTGCACTGGCGAGCGTCCTGCTGGGCGTGCTGATCATCGGCAGCTTGGCTGCACCTGCATGCTCACTGGTAATCGCCGCCTACCTGCTGCTCAACATCGCCTACTCGGTTGTGCTGAAGCATCAACCTGTCGTCGACATCTTCACGATTGCCATCGGCTTCGTGCTGCGTGTCGTTGCCGGCGCGGTCGCCCTGCATGTGCCGGTGTCGTCGTGGATGTTCATCACCACGTTGTGCCTGGCGCTGTACCTGGCGTCGATCAAGCGACGCCAGGAACTGGGCAGCAACGGCACTGGGGGGCGCAAAGTCCTTGACGCCTATTCCATTTCGCTGATCGATCGTTATGCCGGCCTGTCGGCGATGGGGGCGCTGTTGTTCTACAGCTTGTATGTATTGTCGGCCAGGCCGGCGCTGGCAGCGACGGTACCACTGGTGCTGTTCGGCCTGTTCCGTTACTGGTTCCTGGTGGAGTCGCAGAATGACGGCGAGTCGCCCACCGAAGCCCTGCTGGGTGATTGGCAATTGCTGGCCACGGTGGCGGTGTGGACGGTCGCCTGCCTGTGGGCACTGTGGCCGCGGGTGGGCCTGCCATGA
- the flgH gene encoding flagellar basal body L-ring protein FlgH, whose amino-acid sequence MTRSFPSSARIASLACAVLAMTGCSRSFGDVRPYAPMQPVQVVMAPVATPSSGAIYRAGPGLNLYSDRRARDVGDLLTINLVENTTAQTSATTQVDKTSEVTMAAPNIAGAPLTYNGRDLLSASVKGDRGFNGNGKSAQSNRLQGSLTVTVIQRLPNGNLVVQGQKNMRLNQGDELVQIQGIVRPADISPDNTISSGKIAEAQIAYGGRGAIAQSNSMGWLGRFFNSPVYPN is encoded by the coding sequence ATGACCCGCTCCTTCCCTTCCTCCGCACGGATTGCGTCCCTGGCCTGCGCCGTACTCGCCATGACCGGTTGCAGCCGTTCCTTTGGCGACGTGCGTCCGTACGCGCCGATGCAGCCGGTGCAGGTGGTGATGGCGCCGGTGGCCACGCCCAGCAGCGGCGCGATCTACCGCGCCGGCCCGGGCCTGAATCTCTACAGTGATCGGCGCGCGCGCGACGTCGGCGATCTGCTGACCATCAACCTGGTGGAGAACACCACCGCGCAGACCAGCGCCACCACCCAGGTCGACAAGACCAGTGAAGTGACGATGGCCGCACCCAACATCGCCGGCGCACCGCTGACCTACAACGGCCGCGATCTGCTGAGCGCTTCGGTCAAGGGCGATCGCGGCTTCAACGGCAACGGCAAGTCCGCGCAGAGCAACCGCCTGCAGGGCAGCCTGACCGTGACCGTGATCCAGCGCCTGCCCAACGGCAACCTGGTGGTCCAGGGCCAGAAGAACATGCGCCTGAACCAGGGCGATGAGCTGGTGCAGATCCAGGGCATCGTGCGGCCGGCCGACATCTCTCCGGACAACACCATCTCCAGCGGCAAGATCGCCGAAGCGCAGATCGCCTACGGCGGTCGCGGCGCCATCGCGCAATCGAACTCGATGGGCTGGCTGGGCCGGTTCTTCAACTCGCCTGTCTACCCGAACTGA
- the flgG gene encoding flagellar basal-body rod protein FlgG, with amino-acid sequence MNQALWVAKTGLDAQQTRMSVVSNNLANTNTTAFKRDRASFEDLLYQQIRQPGGSTSQQTQLPSGLQLGTGVRVVATSKDFQQGNPQQTGRSLDVMVNGRGFFEVMLPDGTSAYTRDGSFQINAQGELVTNSGYPVQPGIQVPEGAQSMTIGNDGTISVTMAGEAAAVEIGSLTVTDFVNPSGLQAKGENLYVETTASGPAQNGTPGLNGLGSLVQGSLEGSNVNVVEELVSMIETQRAYEMNAKAISTTDSMLGYLNNNV; translated from the coding sequence ATGAACCAAGCACTCTGGGTCGCCAAGACCGGACTGGACGCGCAGCAGACGCGCATGTCCGTGGTCTCCAATAACCTGGCGAACACCAACACCACCGCCTTCAAGCGCGACCGCGCCAGCTTCGAGGACCTGCTGTACCAGCAGATCCGCCAGCCGGGCGGTTCCACCTCGCAGCAGACGCAGTTGCCATCCGGCCTGCAGCTCGGCACCGGCGTACGCGTGGTCGCCACCTCCAAGGATTTCCAGCAGGGCAATCCGCAGCAGACCGGCCGCTCGCTGGACGTGATGGTCAACGGCCGCGGCTTTTTTGAAGTGATGCTGCCCGACGGCACCTCCGCCTACACCCGCGACGGCTCGTTCCAGATCAACGCCCAGGGCGAACTGGTCACCAACAGCGGCTACCCGGTGCAGCCGGGCATCCAGGTGCCGGAAGGCGCGCAGTCGATGACCATCGGCAACGACGGCACCATCAGCGTGACCATGGCCGGCGAAGCCGCCGCGGTGGAAATCGGTTCGCTCACCGTCACCGACTTCGTCAATCCCTCGGGCCTGCAGGCCAAGGGCGAAAACCTGTACGTCGAAACCACCGCCTCCGGCCCCGCACAGAACGGCACGCCCGGCCTGAATGGCCTGGGTTCGCTGGTGCAGGGTTCGCTGGAAGGCTCCAACGTCAACGTGGTGGAAGAGCTGGTCAGCATGATCGAAACCCAGCGCGCCTACGAAATGAACGCCAAGGCCATCTCCACCACCGACTCCATGCTCGGCTACTTGAACAACAACGTCTAA
- the flgK gene encoding flagellar hook-associated protein FlgK, protein MSNLLATGSSALLAFQRALSTVSHNVANINTPGYSRQRAEFAAREGSNYGYGHVGSGVSVVDIHRMADSLATSRLLDSTGELNRLQQLSVSSSRLDSMFSDKATGISAPWSAFFDSVSGLSSSAAGAADRQSVLAQANALVTRFNQMDQQLDKLDGEVNSGLTANVSEVNRLTKEIAAINGRIGNNAANASGDLLDRRDQLISELVGYTGGTAIQQDGGQMNVFTAGGQPLVVGTAYSSLVTVADPYRPERLQVALETNGQRVTLDKRAMGGQIGGLMEFRSNVLDPAIAELGRVAMSLAETFNSQHRAGMDQYGQMGADFYTAPQPTISHNAANTGNAVLTPTLGDLSALNASNVVLRFDGTNWVGNDPNTGASVAVTGTGTAADPLVVNGVELVLSSDTPATNDRFLLQPTAGAAGTIKVAISDPGRVAAATPVKGNTALTNSGTGKLGTVSVSDASNADLLTPSTIAFTGPNTYTVDGAGPYTYTPGQTITANGWSVTLDGAPAAGDSFSVGPTGANSSDNGNAKLLANLDDLRALNGGTLTLNGAISGLTTTIGSAARQADYAAEAQQVIQDQVQAARDSISGVNLDEEAADLMRLQQAYQAASQIIATADTLFQSLLNATGR, encoded by the coding sequence ATGTCCAACCTCCTCGCCACCGGTAGCAGCGCCCTCCTCGCCTTCCAGCGGGCGTTGTCCACGGTCAGCCACAACGTCGCCAACATCAACACGCCGGGCTATTCGCGCCAGCGCGCGGAGTTTGCCGCGCGCGAAGGTTCCAACTACGGCTATGGCCACGTGGGCTCGGGCGTCAGCGTGGTCGACATCCACCGCATGGCCGACTCGCTGGCCACCTCGCGCCTGCTCGACAGCACCGGCGAATTGAACCGACTGCAGCAGTTGTCGGTCTCCAGCAGTCGCCTGGACAGCATGTTCTCGGACAAGGCCACCGGCATTTCCGCGCCGTGGTCGGCGTTCTTCGATTCGGTCAGCGGCCTGTCCTCCAGCGCGGCGGGCGCCGCGGATCGCCAGAGCGTGCTGGCCCAGGCCAACGCGCTGGTGACCCGCTTCAACCAGATGGACCAGCAGCTGGACAAGCTGGACGGCGAGGTCAACAGCGGCCTCACCGCCAACGTCAGCGAAGTGAACCGGCTGACCAAGGAAATCGCCGCCATCAACGGCCGCATCGGCAACAACGCGGCCAATGCCTCGGGCGATCTGCTCGACCGTCGTGACCAGCTGATCAGCGAACTGGTCGGCTACACCGGCGGCACCGCCATCCAGCAGGACGGCGGCCAGATGAATGTGTTCACTGCCGGCGGCCAGCCGCTGGTGGTGGGCACCGCGTACAGCTCGCTGGTGACCGTGGCCGATCCCTATCGTCCGGAACGCCTGCAGGTGGCGCTGGAAACCAACGGCCAGCGCGTCACCCTGGACAAGCGCGCGATGGGTGGCCAGATCGGCGGCCTGATGGAATTCCGCAGCAACGTGCTGGATCCGGCGATTGCCGAACTCGGTCGCGTGGCGATGTCGCTGGCCGAGACTTTCAACAGCCAGCATCGCGCCGGCATGGATCAGTACGGGCAGATGGGTGCGGACTTCTACACCGCACCGCAGCCGACGATTTCGCACAACGCCGCCAACACCGGCAACGCCGTGCTGACGCCGACGCTGGGCGATCTGTCCGCGCTCAATGCCAGCAACGTGGTGCTGCGTTTCGATGGCACCAACTGGGTCGGCAACGATCCCAACACCGGCGCCAGCGTCGCCGTGACCGGCACCGGCACCGCCGCCGACCCGCTGGTGGTCAACGGCGTGGAACTGGTGCTGTCCAGTGACACGCCGGCCACCAATGATCGCTTCCTGTTGCAGCCCACCGCAGGCGCGGCCGGTACGATCAAGGTGGCCATCAGCGACCCCGGTCGCGTCGCGGCTGCCACCCCGGTCAAGGGCAACACCGCACTGACCAATAGCGGCACCGGCAAGCTCGGCACGGTCAGCGTGAGCGATGCCAGCAACGCCGACCTGCTCACGCCTTCGACCATCGCCTTCACCGGCCCCAACACCTACACCGTCGACGGCGCCGGTCCTTACACGTATACGCCGGGGCAGACGATCACCGCCAATGGCTGGAGCGTTACCCTGGACGGCGCGCCCGCTGCCGGCGACAGCTTCAGCGTGGGGCCCACCGGCGCCAACAGCAGCGACAACGGCAATGCCAAGCTGCTCGCCAACCTGGATGACCTGCGCGCGCTCAACGGCGGCACGCTCACCCTCAACGGCGCGATTTCCGGGCTGACCACCACCATCGGTTCGGCCGCGCGCCAGGCCGATTACGCGGCCGAAGCGCAGCAGGTGATCCAGGACCAGGTGCAGGCCGCGCGCGACAGCATTTCCGGCGTCAACCTGGATGAGGAAGCCGCTGACCTGATGCGCCTGCAACAGGCCTACCAGGCGGCGTCGCAGATCATCGCCACCGCCGACACCCTGTTCCAATCCCTCCTCAATGCGACCGGCCGATGA